From the genome of Candidatus Thorarchaeota archaeon:
GCGATGCGCCATGGAGATAATCAACCAGGCTCGTCGTAGAGGCATCACAGCTGGAAAGGACCCCGGTGGTCTGGCCGCAGCTGCACTGTACATTGCAGGGATTATCGAGGATGACAGACGCACGCAGAGAGAGATAGCAGAAGCGTCTAACGTGACTGAGGTGACTGTGAGGAACCGCTACAAGGACCTTGCGAACAGCCTCCAGATCACTATCAAGCCATAGAGTGGAGCCACAGACTCCACTCATGACGAGTGAACACAAACTCCTTCTGCATGTTCAGTATACTGTCTGCTGACATGAAGCAGTTCCTACTTGCAGTCTGTGGAATACCTGCCTCAGGCAAGTCAACCCTTGCGAAAGCCATAGCTGCAAGACCGGAGATACCTAGAGCCGCAGTAGTCAGTACTGATAGATGGAGAGACAGCGAGTACTACAGAGAATTCAGACCAGAGAATGAAACAGGGGTCAGGATGGCGGCATTCCAGCAGTCAGCTCGACTGCTCGAAGAGGGAATCTCAGTTGTCCATGATGACACTAACTACTATGTGAGCATGCGCCACGAACTCAGGACCCTAGCGCTAGAGAACGGGTGCCTCTACGCCGTCGTGTATGTGAGCACGCCACTGGACGTGGCTCTGGACTGGAACAGACAGAGGGAACAACCGCTGCCTCCAGACGTGATATCAAGGATATCTCGAAGACTGGACATCCCCGGGGAGAAGTACGCTTGGGATACCCCTCTAGTGACTGTGAACCTCTCCGAGGAGAATGCTGAGGCAGCATCTGTCCGGGTGGTCGAAGCACTGAGAGAGTTGAGGCCAGCAGACCGACCTCCGTCATCAACTCGCGTTTCGACTCACATGGAACTGGACTTGGCCATGCGGTCGCTGATGACAGAGATGCTCTCTGCCAACAGAGCCCTCAGGACTGACACGCGAGTGCACGCCATACGAAAGAGGGTTCTCAAGTGGGCGGTCAGGGAAGATGTCGATGCATCTGACGCCGTCCGGGTTCTCGAGTCAGAACTGAGAAGAGTGTTGGAAGGATAGGCCGTTACAGAGGACTCACCTCGATGGCGGCCCCCCAAGAGAATCGAACTCTCATCGCTTGCGCGATCATGG
Proteins encoded in this window:
- a CDS encoding AAA family ATPase, which translates into the protein MKQFLLAVCGIPASGKSTLAKAIAARPEIPRAAVVSTDRWRDSEYYREFRPENETGVRMAAFQQSARLLEEGISVVHDDTNYYVSMRHELRTLALENGCLYAVVYVSTPLDVALDWNRQREQPLPPDVISRISRRLDIPGEKYAWDTPLVTVNLSEENAEAASVRVVEALRELRPADRPPSSTRVSTHMELDLAMRSLMTEMLSANRALRTDTRVHAIRKRVLKWAVREDVDASDAVRVLESELRRVLEG